In Dromiciops gliroides isolate mDroGli1 chromosome 4, mDroGli1.pri, whole genome shotgun sequence, one DNA window encodes the following:
- the RWDD1 gene encoding RWD domain-containing protein 1 isoform X1, with protein sequence MTDYSEEQRNELEALESIYPDSFTVLSENPTSFTITVTSEAGENDETVQTTLKFTYGEKYPDEMPRYEIFSQENLEDNDVSDILKLLELQAEENLGMVMIFTLVSAVQEKLNEIVDQIKTRREEEKKQKEKEAEEAERQCFHGTPVTIENFLSWKAKFDAELLEIKRKRMKEEEQAGKNKLSGKQLFETDHNLDTSDIQFLEEAGNSVEVDESLFQEMDDLELDDEEDDPDFNPVDLESD encoded by the exons TATTATCTGAAAATCCAACCAGTTTTACTATTACTGTAACATCTGAAGCAGGAGAAAATGATGAAA cTGTCCAGACAACCCTTAAGTTTACTTATGGAGAAAAGTATCCAGATGAAATGCCTCGTTATGAAATATTCTCCCAAGAGAATCTAGAAGATAATGATGTCTcagatatattaaaattattagaGTTACAA GCAGAAGAAAACCTTGGCATGGTAATGATCTTCACTCTAGTATCAGCTGTTCaagaaaaactaaatgaaattGTAGATCAAATCAAAActagaagagaagaagaaaagaagcagaaagaaaaagaagcagaagaagcagaaagg CAATGTTTCCATGGCACTCCTGTAACAATTGAGAATTTCTTAAGTTGGAAGGCCAAGTTTGATGCAGAGCTCttagaaattaaaaggaaaaggatgaaggaagaagaacaagctggaaagaataaattaagtg gaaaaCAGCTGTTTGAAACAGATCACAATCTCGACACATCTGACATCCAGTTCCTGGAAGAAG CTGGTAACAGTGTGGAAGTAGATGAATCTTTGTTTCAAGAAATGGATGACTTGGAGCTGGACGATGAAGAGGATGATCCTGATTTTAATCCAGTTGATTTAGAGAGTGACTAG
- the RWDD1 gene encoding RWD domain-containing protein 1 isoform X2 — MMKAEENLGMVMIFTLVSAVQEKLNEIVDQIKTRREEEKKQKEKEAEEAERQCFHGTPVTIENFLSWKAKFDAELLEIKRKRMKEEEQAGKNKLSGKQLFETDHNLDTSDIQFLEEAGNSVEVDESLFQEMDDLELDDEEDDPDFNPVDLESD; from the exons ATGATGAAA GCAGAAGAAAACCTTGGCATGGTAATGATCTTCACTCTAGTATCAGCTGTTCaagaaaaactaaatgaaattGTAGATCAAATCAAAActagaagagaagaagaaaagaagcagaaagaaaaagaagcagaagaagcagaaagg CAATGTTTCCATGGCACTCCTGTAACAATTGAGAATTTCTTAAGTTGGAAGGCCAAGTTTGATGCAGAGCTCttagaaattaaaaggaaaaggatgaaggaagaagaacaagctggaaagaataaattaagtg gaaaaCAGCTGTTTGAAACAGATCACAATCTCGACACATCTGACATCCAGTTCCTGGAAGAAG CTGGTAACAGTGTGGAAGTAGATGAATCTTTGTTTCAAGAAATGGATGACTTGGAGCTGGACGATGAAGAGGATGATCCTGATTTTAATCCAGTTGATTTAGAGAGTGACTAG